In Sorghum bicolor cultivar BTx623 chromosome 8, Sorghum_bicolor_NCBIv3, whole genome shotgun sequence, one genomic interval encodes:
- the LOC110429786 gene encoding diacylglycerol kinase 2, producing MDLVGSLLMNTTRLLDPSGLHFLGWLVTAGSIGLAALIYALLRLQREAALYWTKAAREKRAAWRRSRCPSSCHSWSEDRFHGGQPSTCCVCLSSLSGSAQGADDVVHRCSVCGVAAHSSCSPHAEKDCKCVAQAGTSPLLHHWSERWVELDDNPEISSFCYYCDEPCGVPFLGVSPIWRCLWCQRQIHVDCHAKLLKETTNTCDLGLLRRLIVPPQSVKEVGQGSGISGMLNSIKDGFANSTAGNRRRPRNKKRGNNHPGGKANSIPAKGSVLDSVLEGFARLKGLDGKYALAKPLSQNSLKQTYRSGIPNERVRKYELVDLPQDSRPLLVFINGKSGGRNGPSLRRRLNMLLNPIQIFELSAPQGPDVGLQLFHNVKHFRILVCGGDGTVAWVLDAIEKQNYESPPPVAILPLGTGNDLSRVMRWGGGLSSVEREGGIYALLNDVDHAAVTVLDRWNVAIKEKNGTEGQCTKQVKFMTNYLGIGCDAKVAYDFHTSREEKPDKFCSQFVNKLIYAREGAKDMMDRSCSDLPWHVSLEVDGENIEIPEDAEGVIVMNIPSYMGGVDLWQNDNDHDDDFSLQSIHDKILEVVCISGTWHLGKLQVGLSRAHRLAQGKVIRLHLHSSFPVQVDGEPWIQPPGCLEISHRGQMFMLRRTSEEPTGHAAAIMSEVLVNAECNGVIDASQKRLLLHEIALRLSS from the exons ATGGACCTGGTGGGATCCTTGCTCATGAACACGACGCGTCTGCTTGACCCCTCCGGGCTCCACTTCTTGGGCTGGCTCGTCACCGCGGGCTCCATTGGCCTCGCCGCGCTCATCTACGCTCTCCTCAGGCtgcagcgcgaggcggcgctgTACTGGACCAAGGCGGCCAGGGAGAAGCGCGCCGCGTGGAGGAGGTCGCGGTGCCCGAGCTCCTGCCACTCGTGGTCCGAGGACCGCTTCCACGGCGGCCAGCCGTCGACGTGCTGCGTCTGCCTGTCGTCCCTCAGCGGCTCCGCGCAGGGCGCCGACGACGTGGTTCACCGCTGCTCCGTTTGCGGCGTGGCCGCGCACTCGAGCTGTTCTCCCCACGCTGAGAAGGACTGCAAGTGCGTTGCGCAGGCTGGCACTTCGCCCTTGCTGCATCACTGGTCTGAGAGGTGGGTGGAGCTGGACGATAACCCAGAGATATCCTCCTTCTGCTACTACTGCGATGAGCCGTGCGGTGTGCCTTTCCTTGGTGTCTCTCCTATATGGCGCTGCCTGTGGTGCCAGCGGCAGATCCATGTTGATTGTCATGCGAAGCTTTTGAAGGAAACCACAAACACTTGTGATCTTGGCCTTCTTAGGAGGCTTATTGTTCCTCCCCAATCAGTGAAAGAAGTTGGTCAAGGTTCAGGAATTAGCGGAATGCTCAACTCAATCAAGGATGGGTTTGCCAATTCAACAGCTGGGAATCGTAGGAGGCCACGCAACAAGAAACGCGGGAATAACCATCCTGGTGGCAAGGCAAATTCCATTCCCGCAAAAGGCTCAGTCCTTGATTCAGTGCTTGAAGGATTTGCTAGATTGAAGGGCCTGGATGGAAAGTATGCACTGGCAAAGCCTTTATCTCAAAATTCTCTAAAGCAAACATATCGATCTGGTATTCCTAATGAACGAGTGAGAAAGTATGAACTTGTTGATTTGCCACAAGATTCAAGACCACTGCTGGTATTCATCAACGGCAAGAGTGGAGGCAGAAATGGACCTTCTCTTAGAAGAAGGCTGAACATGTTGTTGAATCCTATACAG ATATTTGAGCTAAGTGCTCCTCAGGGACCTGATGTTGGATTACAACTATTCCACAACGTGAAACACTTCAGAATCCTTGTTTGTGGTGGGGATGGAACTGTAGCCTGGGTTCTTGATGCCATTGAAAAGCAGAACTATGAATCTCCTCCCCCTGTCGCTATTCTTCCTCTCGGAACTGGAAATGACCTATCACGTGTTATGCGCTGGGGAGGGGGTTTATCTTCTGTTGAACGAGAAGGAGGCATATATGCACTTTTAAATGATGTTGACCATGCAGCTGTTACAGTGCTTGATCGCTGGAATGTAGCCATCAAAGAGAAGAATGGAACAGAAGGTCAATGCACCAAGCAAGTAAAATTTATGACTAATTATTTAG GTATCGGATGTGATGCAAAGGTTGCTTATGACTTCCACACCTCTAGGGAGGAAAAACCAGATAAATTTTGCAGTCAG TTTGTCAACAAGCTGATATATGCTAGAGAGGGTGCAAAGGATATGATGGATAGGTCATGTTCTGATTTACCATGGCATGTTAGCCTTGAAGTTGATGGGGAAAACATTGAAATTCCGGAG GATGCAGAAGGTGTGATTGTAATGAATATCCCTAGCTACATGGGTGGTGTTGATCTGTGGCAAAACGACAATGACCACGATGATGATTTCAGTTTGCAATCAATCCATGACAAAATACTTGAGGTGGTTTGTATATCGGGGACATGGCATTTAGGAAAACTGCAG GTCGGACTTTCAAGGGCACACCGGTTAGCCCAAGGAAAAGTTATAAGATTGCACCTCCACAGTTCGTTCCCTGTCCAGGTTGATGGTGAACCATGGATCCAGCCACCTGGGTGTCTTGAGATATCTCATCGTGGACAG ATGTTCATGCTGCGGAGGACATCTGAAGAACCTACTGGGCATGCTGCCGCAATCATGAGTGAGGTCCTCGTGAATGCAGAGTGCAATGGTGTGATTGATGCGTCTCAGAAGAGATTGCTTCTCCACGAGATAGCACTCCGTTTATCCTCTTGA